The Ancylothrix sp. D3o genome window below encodes:
- a CDS encoding 6-carboxytetrahydropterin synthase has translation MPKWKLTTEFSFDSAHFIRDYKGPCGRMHGHTYRVQIEATSHKLHSSEFCPHEVMVADFKTLRWAKQDVSKGGLDHCVLNEVLPVGYETTAEMIAQYIYEETKRRVPDQVQLKVRVSETPNSWVEYEDD, from the coding sequence ATGCCTAAATGGAAACTGACAACAGAATTTAGCTTTGATAGCGCTCATTTTATTAGAGACTATAAAGGGCCGTGCGGGAGGATGCACGGTCATACTTATCGGGTGCAAATTGAGGCGACTTCCCATAAACTTCATTCTTCAGAATTTTGTCCCCATGAAGTGATGGTCGCAGATTTTAAAACCTTGCGGTGGGCCAAGCAAGATGTCAGCAAGGGAGGGTTAGATCATTGTGTTTTAAATGAAGTTTTGCCGGTTGGTTATGAAACAACCGCAGAAATGATTGCTCAATATATCTATGAAGAAACAAAAAGACGAGTTCCCGATCAGGTGCAATTAAAGGTGCGGGTTTCTGAAACCCCTAATTCTTGGGTGGAATACGAAGATGATTAG
- a CDS encoding general stress protein has product MQINRHSRAIGVFLTRNEAEDALQELKASGFSMEKVSIVAKNSPNPQTNASSATELATGAKTGALAGGALGTATGLFIGAAALAVPGVGPVLAAGALATTLTATVSGAVIGAATGSLIGSLTGLGIPEQRAHIYNQLVSHGHYLIMVEGTAKEINQAELILSLRGIQEWAIYDSPSNAPVGPQFATTSVDPREDIRKTKINTENS; this is encoded by the coding sequence ATGCAAATCAACCGGCACAGCCGAGCCATTGGAGTATTTTTAACCCGAAACGAAGCCGAAGATGCCCTCCAAGAACTCAAAGCTTCTGGCTTTAGCATGGAAAAAGTTTCTATTGTTGCCAAAAACTCCCCCAACCCACAAACAAATGCCAGCAGTGCTACAGAACTTGCCACAGGCGCAAAAACCGGTGCCCTTGCCGGTGGTGCACTAGGAACCGCCACAGGTTTATTCATCGGCGCCGCTGCCTTAGCTGTTCCGGGGGTAGGGCCGGTATTGGCTGCCGGTGCCTTAGCTACCACCCTCACAGCTACCGTTTCCGGGGCAGTCATTGGTGCAGCCACCGGCAGTTTAATAGGATCACTCACGGGTTTAGGTATCCCCGAACAACGGGCCCACATTTACAATCAGCTAGTTTCGCACGGACACTATTTAATAATGGTGGAAGGAACAGCAAAGGAAATTAACCAAGCCGAATTAATCTTAAGCTTGCGTGGTATCCAAGAATGGGCCATTTATGATAGCCCCAGCAATGCGCCGGTGGGCCCACAATTTGCCACCACAAGCGTTGATCCGCGAGAGGATATTAGAAAAACTAAAATTAATACAGAAAATTCCTAA
- a CDS encoding spore coat U domain-containing protein has protein sequence MPFGQYDPVTANETAALNAQTALPVFCTPGVRPTSIDLDNGQNFNTTRRMAQGTNFLGYQLYKDTGRTSVWGTGATNGVVPDTSTSRTSALTAGSSAIVIYGQIPAGQDIPGGAYTDTVNITVNY, from the coding sequence TTGCCTTTTGGCCAGTATGACCCTGTGACTGCCAATGAAACCGCTGCTCTGAATGCACAAACTGCGTTACCTGTTTTCTGTACTCCGGGGGTAAGGCCAACTTCTATCGACTTGGACAATGGCCAAAACTTCAATACCACCCGCCGGATGGCACAGGGGACAAACTTCTTGGGATATCAGCTTTATAAAGATACTGGCCGTACTTCAGTGTGGGGGACTGGTGCTACTAACGGCGTTGTCCCTGATACCTCAACTTCTCGAACTAGCGCTCTCACAGCAGGCTCCAGCGCTATCGTAATCTACGGTCAAATACCAGCAGGTCAAGATATCCCTGGCGGCGCTTACACGGATACAGTGAATATCACAGTTAACTATTAG
- a CDS encoding spore coat U domain-containing protein: MKLKEILVFAGVVITTNLAATLPGFAQNPNRSCTITPSPLNFGFYDVFSTTPLTASSSLQIACTSPGNSTVQSVTTSLTRGNAPTFNPRQMRNNANESLNYNIFTDASRTIIWGDGTNGTTTIVRNNVLTVTLPIQGAIPAGQNVRAGTYTDIINITINF; encoded by the coding sequence ATGAAGCTCAAAGAAATTTTAGTTTTTGCAGGAGTGGTGATCACCACTAATTTAGCAGCAACCTTGCCCGGTTTTGCTCAAAATCCAAACCGCAGTTGTACCATCACACCCTCACCATTAAACTTTGGCTTCTACGATGTTTTTTCCACTACTCCCCTAACGGCATCCAGCAGTTTGCAGATTGCTTGCACATCCCCCGGAAATTCAACAGTGCAGTCAGTTACTACCAGCTTAACTAGGGGAAATGCCCCAACTTTTAACCCCAGGCAAATGCGGAATAATGCCAACGAATCGCTCAATTATAATATTTTTACGGATGCCAGTAGAACGATTATTTGGGGCGACGGAACGAATGGCACCACAACTATTGTCAGGAATAATGTATTAACAGTTACTCTCCCGATTCAGGGGGCAATTCCTGCCGGTCAAAATGTTAGGGCTGGTACTTATACAGATATCATCAATATTACAATCAACTTTTAA
- a CDS encoding DHHA1 domain-containing protein, which yields MSGNNQKYRLVTRSDFDGLVCAVLLKELEMIDEIRFVHPKDMQDGKIEITNRDITTNLPYVEAAYLCFDHHLSETIRNTEKKPNHIIEPDAPSAARVVYNYYGSKERFLHVSEEMMAAVDKSDAARFSKQDVLHPKGWELLSFLMDARTGLGRFKDFRISNYQLMMELIDYCRNHTIDQILELPDVRERYNLYFDQDEQFKDQVERCSKTYENLVVLDLRKEEVIYAGNRFMVYALFPQCNISMHVMWGLKKQNTVFAVGKSIFDRTCKTNVGELMLKYGGGGHENAGTCQIDNERAEEVLKELIEQITTAG from the coding sequence ATGTCTGGGAACAATCAAAAGTACAGATTAGTTACCCGCAGTGATTTTGATGGACTGGTGTGTGCGGTTCTTTTAAAAGAATTAGAAATGATTGATGAGATTAGATTTGTCCACCCTAAAGATATGCAGGATGGAAAAATTGAAATTACCAACCGCGATATCACTACGAATTTACCCTATGTGGAGGCCGCTTATCTGTGCTTTGACCACCACCTGAGCGAAACTATCAGAAATACCGAAAAAAAACCTAACCATATTATTGAGCCAGATGCGCCTTCGGCGGCCAGGGTTGTGTACAATTATTATGGCTCAAAAGAGCGGTTTCTCCATGTTTCCGAAGAAATGATGGCGGCGGTGGATAAGTCGGATGCGGCAAGGTTTTCTAAGCAAGATGTTTTACATCCCAAAGGTTGGGAGTTGTTAAGTTTCTTGATGGATGCTCGCACGGGTTTGGGCCGGTTTAAAGATTTCCGCATTTCTAATTATCAGTTGATGATGGAGTTAATTGATTATTGCCGTAATCACACCATTGATCAAATTTTGGAATTGCCGGATGTGCGGGAGCGATACAATCTTTATTTTGACCAAGATGAGCAATTTAAAGATCAAGTTGAAAGATGCTCGAAAACTTACGAAAATTTAGTGGTTTTAGATTTGCGTAAGGAAGAGGTGATTTATGCCGGCAACCGTTTTATGGTGTATGCTTTGTTTCCCCAGTGCAATATTTCTATGCACGTTATGTGGGGTTTGAAAAAACAAAATACTGTTTTTGCTGTTGGCAAATCTATTTTTGACCGCACTTGTAAAACCAATGTAGGCGAGTTGATGCTTAAATATGGCGGCGGCGGACATGAAAATGCCGGCACTTGTCAAATAGATAATGAACGCGCCGAGGAGGTTTTGAAAGAGTTAATAGAACAAATTACTACTGCCGGTTAA
- the thrC gene encoding threonine synthase, with protein sequence MTLATEKQTQHTGTTAACFTGLQCKECGAEYEAAATHVCELCFGPLEVKYDYERIRSRVSRETIQAGPNSIWRYRDFLPVQTDNPIDVGTGMTPLVKANRLARRLGIKNLYIKNDAVNMPTLSFKDRVVSVALTRAKELGFTTVSCASTGNLANSTAAIAAHAGLECCVFIPSDLEAGKVLGTLIYGPTVMAVHGNYDQVNRLCCEVANTQGWGFVNINLRPYYSEGSKTLGYEVAEQLGWKLPDHIVAPLASGSLFTKIYKGFQEFVKVGLVEDKAVRFSGAQAEGCSPIATAFRENKDFIKPVKPSTIAKSIAIGNPADGIYAVEIAKKTGGNIESVTDAEIIEGIKLLAETEGIFTETAGGTTIATLKKLVEAGKIDPEETTVVYITGNGLKTQEAVHGYIGEPLTIEPKLDSFERAWERSRTLDRLEWQQVLV encoded by the coding sequence ATGACACTGGCGACTGAAAAACAAACCCAACACACCGGCACCACCGCAGCTTGTTTCACCGGCCTGCAATGTAAAGAATGTGGAGCGGAATACGAAGCCGCAGCTACCCATGTCTGCGAATTGTGTTTTGGGCCTCTGGAAGTGAAATATGACTACGAACGTATCCGCTCTCGCGTTAGCCGCGAAACCATCCAAGCCGGCCCCAACTCGATCTGGCGTTATCGTGACTTTTTGCCGGTGCAAACCGACAACCCCATCGACGTCGGCACCGGCATGACGCCTCTGGTAAAAGCTAACCGCCTCGCCCGTCGCCTCGGCATCAAAAACCTCTACATCAAAAACGATGCCGTCAATATGCCAACCCTCAGCTTTAAAGACCGGGTGGTTTCAGTCGCCCTCACCCGCGCCAAAGAGCTAGGCTTTACCACCGTATCCTGCGCCAGCACCGGCAACCTCGCCAACTCCACCGCCGCTATCGCCGCCCACGCCGGCCTCGAATGCTGCGTATTTATCCCCTCAGACCTCGAAGCCGGTAAAGTCTTAGGAACCCTGATCTACGGCCCTACGGTTATGGCTGTACATGGTAACTATGACCAAGTAAACCGACTCTGCTGTGAAGTAGCAAATACACAAGGTTGGGGATTTGTCAATATTAATTTACGCCCTTATTATTCCGAAGGCTCAAAAACCCTTGGCTACGAAGTCGCCGAACAACTAGGCTGGAAATTGCCAGATCATATCGTTGCGCCCTTGGCTTCTGGTTCGCTGTTCACCAAAATTTATAAAGGCTTCCAAGAATTCGTCAAAGTTGGCTTAGTAGAAGACAAAGCCGTGCGTTTTTCAGGTGCTCAAGCCGAAGGCTGCTCACCCATCGCCACCGCCTTCCGCGAAAACAAAGACTTTATCAAGCCGGTCAAACCCAGCACCATTGCAAAATCGATTGCTATTGGCAACCCCGCTGATGGAATTTATGCTGTAGAAATTGCCAAGAAAACCGGCGGCAATATTGAATCTGTCACCGATGCCGAAATTATTGAAGGCATTAAATTATTAGCCGAAACTGAAGGCATTTTTACCGAAACTGCCGGTGGAACCACCATCGCCACCCTCAAAAAATTGGTGGAAGCTGGTAAAATTGACCCCGAAGAAACCACCGTTGTTTATATCACCGGCAACGGCCTCAAAACCCAAGAAGCCGTACATGGCTACATTGGCGAACCGCTTACGATTGAGCCAAAACTGGACAGCTTTGAGCGCGCCTGGGAACGCTCACGCACCCTCGACCGCCTCGAATGGCAACAAGTTTTAGTTTAA
- a CDS encoding general stress protein, translating to MTLGLTKRAVGVFSSYREAEAALRELRTSGFPMTSVSVISKNAEAGHSVGGVGVSDKPKEDNVAGGAKAGAVAGAATGGLIGLIGSLTAFTIPGIGPVLAGGALASILADTLLGGAIGAATGGLVGALVGLGVPEDRAKVYNERVSRGDYLVVVEGSEADVQRAQTILHRGGIQEWGVYDASHAHNRVTGTNRRAVGVFRTRAETEDALQELRRADYPMNKLSVIARDADKHDDIAGVGVKDPVGNKADEGAATGAATGGALGTLAGLLVGLGALAIPGVGPVMLAGATATTLATTLAGTAIGAATGGLIGGLVGLGIPEDRARVYNDRVSRGEYLVLVDGNDDDIQRAETVLHRRGIQEWGVYNRPEEHATHTTTAHTTTTTTTGTPGVPFPETVHDRTPLH from the coding sequence ATGACATTAGGACTTACAAAACGAGCAGTCGGCGTCTTTTCTAGCTACCGCGAAGCCGAAGCAGCCTTGCGCGAACTTAGAACCTCTGGTTTCCCCATGACGAGCGTATCCGTCATCTCTAAAAACGCAGAAGCCGGCCACAGCGTAGGCGGCGTGGGAGTCAGCGACAAACCCAAAGAAGACAATGTAGCCGGTGGAGCCAAAGCAGGCGCCGTAGCCGGAGCAGCCACCGGCGGATTAATAGGCTTAATTGGTAGCCTAACCGCCTTCACGATCCCTGGCATTGGCCCCGTATTAGCCGGTGGAGCCCTCGCCAGCATCCTTGCAGACACCCTCCTAGGCGGAGCCATCGGAGCAGCCACCGGCGGATTAGTCGGCGCCCTCGTTGGCTTAGGAGTCCCCGAAGACAGAGCCAAAGTTTATAATGAGCGCGTTTCTCGCGGCGATTACCTGGTCGTTGTTGAAGGCAGCGAAGCTGATGTCCAACGTGCCCAAACCATCCTCCATCGCGGCGGTATTCAAGAATGGGGCGTCTATGATGCCAGCCACGCCCATAACCGCGTCACCGGCACCAACCGCCGCGCCGTCGGAGTCTTCCGCACCCGCGCCGAAACCGAAGACGCACTGCAAGAATTGCGCCGTGCAGACTACCCGATGAACAAACTTTCCGTGATTGCCCGCGACGCCGATAAGCATGATGACATTGCCGGTGTTGGTGTTAAAGACCCAGTAGGCAACAAAGCTGACGAAGGCGCGGCCACAGGAGCCGCCACCGGCGGAGCCTTGGGAACCCTCGCCGGCCTGTTAGTTGGTTTAGGCGCTCTGGCTATCCCTGGCGTTGGGCCGGTCATGCTCGCCGGTGCTACCGCCACCACCCTCGCCACTACCCTCGCCGGTACCGCCATTGGCGCCGCAACCGGTGGTTTAATTGGCGGTTTAGTTGGCTTAGGCATTCCTGAAGACCGCGCCCGCGTCTACAATGACCGCGTTTCTCGCGGCGAATACTTGGTATTAGTCGATGGCAACGATGACGATATCCAGCGTGCGGAAACCGTCCTCCATCGTCGCGGTATTCAAGAATGGGGCGTTTATAACCGGCCAGAGGAACACGCCACCCATACCACCACTGCCCATACCACCACCACCACCACCACCGGCACCCCTGGTGTACCTTTCCCCGAAACCGTACACGACCGCACACCGCTGCACTAA
- a CDS encoding DUF2996 domain-containing protein, whose translation MSEETKDQGTPEQPPTTADQTAPSVSLENAPSSDSPEASALPSANAPDPTAVSSETNVNAAKPAAAKKAAAAKPADGEAAPAKAKKEKAPALEDKPFEEFIQQDYLPALKNALAKQGLDDAFVSLEKQKIPVVGMSAEDCWQVIGRWQNGKRQFNLYFPKADINGPRGFSCSDSGSKPSTVEPFLIDERRITLDLMVFGVVQRLNAQKWLALN comes from the coding sequence ATGTCAGAAGAAACGAAAGATCAGGGCACCCCTGAGCAACCACCAACAACGGCAGACCAAACGGCCCCCAGTGTTTCGCTGGAAAATGCGCCTTCTTCGGACTCTCCAGAAGCTTCGGCTCTACCTTCTGCAAATGCACCAGATCCCACCGCTGTTTCTTCTGAAACGAATGTAAACGCAGCCAAACCGGCAGCAGCGAAGAAAGCAGCAGCAGCTAAACCGGCAGACGGGGAAGCTGCACCGGCCAAAGCGAAAAAAGAAAAAGCACCCGCGCTGGAGGATAAGCCTTTTGAAGAGTTTATCCAGCAAGATTATTTGCCGGCTCTGAAAAATGCTTTGGCTAAACAAGGGTTAGATGATGCTTTCGTAAGTTTGGAAAAGCAAAAAATTCCGGTTGTCGGTATGAGTGCTGAGGACTGCTGGCAAGTGATAGGCCGGTGGCAAAATGGCAAGCGTCAGTTTAACCTTTATTTCCCGAAGGCTGATATTAATGGGCCGCGTGGGTTTTCTTGCTCGGATAGCGGTTCTAAACCTAGCACGGTTGAGCCATTTTTAATTGATGAACGTAGAATTACTCTCGATCTGATGGTGTTTGGCGTTGTTCAGCGTCTCAATGCTCAAAAATGGCTGGCTTTGAATTAG
- a CDS encoding MoaD/ThiS family protein, with amino-acid sequence MSIKVLIPTPLQNLTNNQATVDCSAGTISELIETLEQTCPGIKARLCDESGQPRRFVNWYVNSEDIRFLEGTDTALKDGDEVSIVPAVAGG; translated from the coding sequence ATGTCTATTAAAGTTTTAATTCCCACACCTCTGCAAAACTTAACTAACAATCAAGCCACTGTGGACTGTAGCGCGGGTACAATTTCGGAATTGATCGAAACTCTTGAACAAACTTGTCCGGGGATTAAAGCCAGACTTTGTGACGAAAGCGGTCAACCGCGCCGGTTTGTTAATTGGTATGTAAATAGCGAAGATATCCGCTTTTTGGAAGGCACCGATACCGCGCTTAAAGATGGGGATGAAGTGAGCATCGTTCCTGCGGTGGCCGGCGGTTGA
- a CDS encoding BON domain-containing protein, with translation MKKITTLLLSSFLLVGAVACSEAEKTSANAPAAPTQAAQTPDAETAQKNQADGTSDVRRAQANSDIRAREQRNNVAGNPENRADGDLASEVRSKLEVNIPAGSLTVDAEDGAVSVGGTVPTPEQLAKIEPLAKEIKGVKSVEVKATVAPATPKANDNSKQ, from the coding sequence ATGAAAAAAATCACAACATTATTGCTGAGCAGCTTCTTACTTGTAGGAGCCGTTGCTTGCTCTGAGGCCGAAAAAACCAGCGCCAACGCCCCAGCCGCACCCACACAAGCGGCCCAAACCCCCGATGCAGAAACCGCTCAGAAAAACCAAGCAGACGGCACAAGCGATGTCCGCAGAGCCCAAGCCAACTCAGACATCCGGGCGCGGGAACAGCGCAATAACGTAGCCGGCAACCCAGAAAACAGAGCCGATGGCGATCTAGCGTCGGAAGTTCGCAGCAAGCTAGAAGTCAACATCCCCGCAGGTTCCCTCACCGTTGACGCCGAAGATGGCGCAGTCAGCGTAGGCGGTACAGTTCCCACCCCAGAACAACTTGCCAAAATTGAACCTTTGGCAAAAGAAATTAAAGGAGTCAAAAGCGTAGAAGTGAAAGCAACTGTTGCACCGGCCACCCCCAAAGCCAACGACAACAGCAAACAATAA
- a CDS encoding molecular chaperone, with the protein MGTLCKLAYLVLTVEWSLALLFKYRFQSIALAALLWGGWALGNPKPALAQSFSVLPIRVYLGGSAQSQELQITNESPNRQRFQLSVSAWEQNEQGEMQLSETQDVIAFPQLFEMAGGETRLLRVGTRVPPTTKERTYRVFIQQLPTPGTQGETPPPSQGVQLNLLVRVGIPIFVAPAQPIKDGKIDQLTVQKNKVSLVVSSTGNVHLLTSSIAIKGYDSAGKVMFQGDLGGGYILAGSRRNFQEELPQENCSAITSVGVEVQIDPEQGKPLNFTEKIETPNGVCK; encoded by the coding sequence TTGGGTACACTATGTAAACTTGCTTACCTAGTATTAACTGTTGAGTGGAGTTTGGCTTTGTTATTTAAGTACCGTTTTCAAAGCATAGCCCTAGCAGCACTGCTGTGGGGAGGGTGGGCACTCGGCAACCCAAAACCTGCGCTTGCACAGTCCTTTAGTGTTCTGCCAATTCGAGTTTATTTGGGCGGTTCTGCTCAGAGCCAAGAACTCCAAATCACAAATGAAAGCCCCAACCGGCAACGCTTCCAACTCTCCGTAAGCGCTTGGGAGCAAAACGAACAAGGAGAAATGCAGCTTAGTGAAACCCAGGATGTGATTGCATTTCCCCAACTATTTGAAATGGCTGGAGGAGAAACACGCTTGCTGCGCGTAGGAACGAGGGTTCCTCCAACTACAAAAGAGCGTACTTATCGAGTCTTTATACAACAGTTGCCAACCCCAGGAACTCAAGGAGAAACGCCCCCGCCAAGCCAAGGAGTTCAGCTTAACTTATTAGTCCGAGTTGGCATTCCCATTTTTGTCGCACCGGCTCAACCGATTAAAGATGGTAAAATTGACCAATTAACAGTGCAGAAAAATAAAGTTTCCTTGGTTGTTAGCAGCACCGGAAACGTGCATCTTTTAACATCTTCTATTGCTATTAAAGGTTACGATTCAGCCGGAAAAGTCATGTTTCAAGGCGACTTGGGCGGTGGTTATATTTTGGCCGGCAGCCGGAGAAATTTTCAAGAAGAATTACCTCAAGAAAATTGCAGCGCTATCACGTCTGTGGGAGTGGAAGTACAAATCGATCCAGAACAGGGAAAGCCGCTAAATTTCACCGAGAAAATAGAAACTCCTAACGGAGTTTGTAAATAA
- a CDS encoding MoaD/ThiS family protein, producing MSENLISLTVKLFAAYQEAYGVPEIKLQLPAGSPVEAVLDYILREHPDLEKWRSVTRFGVNLEFVCPETLLQEGDEVVLIPPVSGG from the coding sequence ATGTCGGAAAATTTAATTTCCCTGACGGTTAAACTTTTTGCGGCTTATCAAGAAGCCTACGGAGTACCGGAAATAAAGCTGCAACTACCGGCCGGTAGTCCAGTGGAAGCTGTTCTTGACTACATCCTCCGCGAACACCCCGATCTCGAAAAATGGCGCAGCGTTACTCGTTTCGGGGTTAATTTGGAATTTGTTTGCCCTGAAACTCTACTACAAGAAGGTGATGAGGTTGTTCTTATTCCGCCGGTGAGTGGGGGATAA
- a CDS encoding fimbria/pilus outer membrane usher protein produces the protein MQLPIVVGAVLALVISPTLAFAASDQRAFFDLTINLVSKGQVLIILRPNDVLIPVSDLQKSGLTLPPGKEEIIEGETYISLASLAPTITYELDEKALALRITAASGLLGTTIRDVQQKRPTGVIYTQDTSAFLNYSINARDLQENTRSLSAFGEIGLASKNNLLYSSFSGSSEGNFTRGLTNLTLRNPDALNRWVVGDTFTQMGNLGGSSLIGGISFTRDFSLDPYLTTTQPFGLQGAVTTPSTVEVYSNGVLLRREQLPPGQFELRNLPIPAGSSTTRLIIRDAFGREQEITTPFYFSPGILQVGLSDYSFNLGFIRNSLNESFSYDSLAFSSRYRQGLTDSLTAGMRLEATSNLISGGGDMTLRTSLGTFDLAAAASSSEGLNGYAGLLGYSYIATGFSFSGAVRTFSSHYAHSSLDTTTDRPLLETSVQVGLPLGNIGSLTAQYSASKLRDEDEFRNRLSLFSSIRVAPKMNVFISASQANQPSQGLDNSLYVGLSYFFGNNTSGSIGYQNQNDQATITASLENPLSSNNGFGYRLRAQTQNEVNTNDATLLYQTNFGRYELNYYNAGDNNSLSLNAAGGVAWIGGSPFLSRPLENSYVLVRVPGIEGVRVYLNNNEVGRTNSQGNLVVTNLLPYYSNRISITTEDIPLNYTIDKSSQNVAVPTRAGGIVEFGLVKVQNFVGKILIEDATGKSISPSYGELRVKVGDKEMMSPLGNLGEFYLENILPGKYNAEVKYQEGFCRFEIEVPALEEQFINLGTLRCLLQGTKGQN, from the coding sequence ATGCAGCTTCCTATAGTTGTTGGGGCAGTATTAGCGTTGGTAATTTCCCCGACATTAGCCTTTGCAGCCTCAGATCAACGTGCTTTTTTTGACCTGACTATTAATTTAGTATCAAAGGGGCAAGTCTTAATTATCCTCCGCCCTAATGACGTACTCATCCCAGTCTCTGATTTGCAAAAAAGCGGTTTAACTTTACCCCCCGGCAAAGAAGAAATAATCGAAGGCGAAACTTATATTTCCCTTGCTTCTCTTGCCCCGACTATCACTTATGAATTAGACGAAAAAGCCTTAGCGTTGCGAATAACAGCAGCCAGTGGTTTACTAGGTACAACTATCCGCGATGTCCAGCAAAAACGCCCCACCGGCGTCATTTATACCCAAGACACCAGCGCCTTCTTAAACTACTCTATCAACGCCCGCGATTTACAGGAAAACACGAGGAGCCTTTCGGCGTTTGGTGAGATTGGTTTAGCAAGCAAAAATAACTTGCTTTATAGCAGTTTTTCTGGCAGTTCCGAAGGCAATTTTACACGAGGCTTAACAAATTTAACCCTCAGAAATCCCGATGCTCTCAACCGCTGGGTTGTCGGAGATACTTTCACTCAAATGGGAAATTTAGGAGGTAGTTCTTTAATTGGGGGAATCAGTTTTACCCGTGATTTTAGTCTCGATCCTTATTTGACTACCACACAGCCCTTTGGCTTACAAGGTGCGGTGACAACGCCTTCTACTGTTGAAGTTTATTCTAATGGAGTTTTGTTACGTCGTGAACAACTACCCCCCGGACAATTTGAACTGAGAAATTTACCAATTCCTGCCGGTAGCAGTACAACGCGGTTAATTATCCGTGATGCTTTTGGCAGAGAACAAGAAATTACAACCCCGTTTTATTTTTCGCCGGGGATTCTCCAAGTCGGGCTTTCTGATTATAGCTTTAATTTGGGTTTTATTAGAAACAGCCTCAATGAGAGTTTTAGTTATGATTCCTTGGCTTTTTCGAGCCGCTATCGCCAAGGTTTAACAGACTCTTTGACGGCTGGGATGCGTCTGGAAGCGACATCTAATTTAATCAGTGGCGGCGGAGATATGACGCTTAGAACTTCTCTAGGTACTTTTGATTTAGCAGCCGCCGCTAGTAGCTCAGAAGGATTGAATGGTTATGCCGGTTTATTGGGTTATTCTTATATAGCAACGGGGTTTAGTTTTAGTGGGGCTGTTCGCACTTTTAGCAGCCATTATGCTCATTCTAGCTTGGATACAACTACAGATAGACCGCTGTTAGAAACTAGCGTCCAAGTTGGTTTACCCTTGGGTAATATTGGGAGTTTAACAGCCCAGTATTCCGCTAGTAAACTTAGGGATGAAGACGAGTTTCGTAATCGCTTGTCTTTATTCAGCAGCATTCGTGTTGCTCCTAAGATGAATGTGTTTATTTCTGCAAGTCAGGCTAACCAGCCGAGCCAAGGATTAGATAATAGCCTTTATGTGGGATTATCTTACTTTTTTGGAAATAACACGAGCGGCAGTATTGGTTATCAAAATCAAAATGATCAGGCTACAATTACTGCCAGTTTAGAAAACCCGCTTTCTAGTAATAATGGTTTTGGTTATCGCTTGCGCGCCCAAACTCAAAATGAGGTGAATACAAACGATGCTACATTGCTTTATCAGACGAATTTCGGACGCTATGAATTGAATTACTACAATGCGGGTGATAATAATTCTCTATCGCTGAATGCTGCTGGAGGTGTGGCATGGATTGGGGGTTCTCCTTTCTTATCTCGTCCTTTAGAAAATAGCTATGTGCTGGTGAGAGTACCCGGTATTGAGGGAGTGCGAGTTTACTTAAATAATAATGAAGTTGGCAGGACTAATTCCCAGGGAAATTTAGTCGTAACAAATTTGCTGCCTTATTACAGTAATCGCATTAGTATTACTACTGAGGATATCCCTTTAAATTATACGATTGATAAATCCTCTCAAAATGTGGCGGTTCCTACGCGCGCTGGGGGAATTGTTGAATTTGGTTTAGTTAAAGTACAAAATTTTGTGGGTAAAATTTTGATTGAAGATGCTACAGGCAAATCAATTTCTCCCAGCTATGGAGAATTACGGGTAAAAGTTGGGGATAAGGAAATGATGTCGCCTTTAGGCAATTTGGGAGAATTTTATTTAGAGAATATTCTCCCAGGAAAGTATAATGCTGAGGTGAAATATCAAGAGGGTTTTTGCCGCTTTGAAATTGAGGTGCCGGCTTTGGAAGAACAGTTTATTAATTTAGGAACTTTGCGCTGTTTGCTACAAGGCACAAAAGGGCAAAATTAA